Within Caproicibacterium argilliputei, the genomic segment GTTAAGTGGGTCGGCTTGAAGTATTTCAATATGTTCATTCAGGACCCCAGCTTCTGGCACATTTTTTTGAACACCATTACGCTGTCGGTGGAAACGCTGATTTTTACCTTTCCGGCGCCGATTATTCTGGCGCTGCTGCTTAACGAACTGCGCAATCTGAAGTTTAAGTCCTTTGTACAGACAGCTTCTTACCTGCCGCATTTTGTTTCCACAGTTATGCTGGTCGGCATTATTTTTGAGTTCACAGCCAGCAGCGGCCCTATTAACAGCCTGGTGAAAGCAATGGGCGGCTCAGCCGTTTCCTTTATGCAGGACCCGAAGTACTTTCACAGCGTGTATATCATTTCCAGGGTGTGGCAGTCCACCGGCTGGGGCACCATTATGTACCTCGCGGCGCTGACCGCGGTGAATCCGGATCTTTACGAGGCGGCGAGAATTGACGGCGCCAACCGCTGGAAACAAACGCTGCACGTAACGCTGCCCGGCATCCGCCCGACAATCGTGACCCTGCTGGTGCTGAGCATCGGCAGCATCATGGGCGTTTCCTTTGAGCAGATCATTTTGATGTACAATCCTTCTACCTACGAAACGGCAGACGTGATTTCCTCTTATGTGTACCGTATCGGCCTTACGCAGAACAGCTACAGCTATGCGGCAGCCATCGGTTTGTTCGAGTCGATTATCGGTCTGATTCTGGTGTCGCTTGCCAATTACCTTTCGCGCAAGCTGACGGACTCCAGTCTTTGGTAAAGGAGATGTTTGATTTATGCCTTCAATCAGTGCGGTAAAAACCGCAAAACGGGAAAAAGGCTACTCCGGCATGAAGCCGACAAAGGGCTACCGGGTGTTTCAGGTGTTCAATGTAATTCTTCTGCTGCTTGTGGTGATGATTACCCTGTATCCGGTGCTTTATCTGGTGGCGCAGTCGTTCAGCGCACAGAAATATATTTACGCCGGCGAGGTTACGCTGATACCCAAAGGGTTCAACGTAGACACTTACAAAATTGTGATGGCAGACCAGCAGTTCTGGATTGGTTACGGCAACACGGTGCTTTACACCGTGGTTGGCACTGCCATCAATTTGGCGATGACCATGATGTTTGCTTATCCGCTTTCCAAAAAGAACCTGATCGGAAACCGGTTCTTTACGCTGTTTGCCGTGTTTACCATGTATTTTGGCGGCGGCTTGATTCCAAACTACCTGCTGGTGAACAGCCTGCACATGAAAAATACCATTTGGGCGATTGTGATTCCCGGCGCCATCAGCACCTTTAACCTGCTGATTATGAAAACTTCCTTTGAGCAGCTGCCCAAGGAGCTGGAAGAAGCCGCAGCTGTGGACGGCCTGAGTACATACGGAATTTTCTTCCGCATTGTGATTCCGCTTTCCAGTGCGATTATCGCCACGATGGTGCTGTTTTATGCCGTTGGCAACTGGAACAACTGGTTTGGCCCCATGCTGTATCTGGATGATAAAAACCTGCAGCCGGTTACCCTGTATCTGCGCAACCTGATTGCAGGCGCTTCGGCGACCAGCGGCGGTGTGCAGGACGATATGGAGGCCCAGCAGATTGCCTCTAACATCAAGTCCACCACCATGGTGCTGACTGTTCTGCCCATTGTGTGCATTTACCCGTTCCTGCAGAAATACTTTGTGTCCGGTGTGCTGCTGGGCGCAGTCAAAGAGTGAGTCTGGCCTGAAACAGGCGCTGCACCCGCACGCCTGTCTTCATACATTTCCTTAAGGAGGAGTTTTAGCCATGAGAAAAGGCACGAAACAAGCAGTCAGCTTAGCGCTTGCCGCCGTTATGACAATGGGCACGCTGGCGGGCTGCGGCGACAGCAAAACAGAAAGCAGCCAGAGCGGCGGAACCGCCGCGTCAACCACCTCGGCGACCACCACCAGAAAGGCCGGTGACAAGTTCTGGGTGGATGAACCGCTGACCGTGACCATGCTGTACAACGACAACCCGGCGTATCCGCTGAAAAACGACTGGCTGCTTTGGAATGCCATCAAAAAGGCAACCAATGTCACCATCAAGTATCAGAGCGTAGCCATGAGCGACTACGACGCGAAGCGCAGCTTGCTCATCAGCTCCGGTGACGCCCCGCAGATTATCCCGAAAACATATCCCGGCAGCGAAACGCAGTTCATTCCGTCCGGCACCATCCTGCCGGTCAGCGATTACATTGACAAGATGCCGAACTACAAAGAAAAAGTCGAAAAGTGGGATATGAAGGACGAACTCAAGAGTATCATGCAGCGCGATGGCAAGTATTATGTGCTGCCCGGTTTGCATGAAAAGGCGAAAATCGATTATTCCTACCTGATTCGCACCGATGTACTCAAAGAATTGAACCTAAAGGTGCCGACCACTTACGATGAATTTTACAATGTACTGAAGGCTATCAAGGCGAAGTACCCGAACAAGTATCCGTTCTCTGACCGCTTCAAGGGCGACAGCACCCTGAGTCTGGTGGCAGATGCCTTTAACGTGGGCGCCGGCTGGAGCAAGGGAAACTACTGCGGCTATGACTGGACGACCAAAAAGGCTGTATTCAATCCCGCCACGCAGAATTACAAAGATTTTGTCACCTATATGCACAAACTGGTTGCGGAAAAGCTGATGGATCCTGAAAGCTTCTCTCAAACAGACGACCAGGCTACCGCGAAGTTCACGAAGGGTGACAGCTTTGTCATGAACACCAACACACAGTTTACCCAGCAGCTGACCGACACCATGAATGAATCGCTCGGTAAGGGTAAATTCTCGCTGGAGCAGATTGTTCCGCCGACCGGCGAAGCAGGTGCGGAGGTTTCCGGCAGCCGCCTGGAAAACGGCATCATGCTGAATGCCTCCATTGCTGACGACCCGCGCTGCGATGATATTCTCGGCTTTATCGACTGGCTCTGGTACAGCGATGCCGGTCAGACGCTGACCAAGTGGGGTGTCGAGGGTACTACCTACACCGAAAAGAACAATACCAAAACACTGGAGTCCGGTATCACCTTTAACGGCATCAATCCTTCCGGCAAAAAGGACCTGCGCAAGGATTACGGCTTCTCCGGCGGCGTGTTCTCTTACGGCGGTTCTCTGGATCTGGAAAACAGCCTGCGCAACGACCAGGAGAAAGCGTACTTTACTACCAACAGCGAAAAGCTCAAGCTGAAGAAAGCAACGCCTCCGGTACTCTTTACTGATGACGAGCGCGAGCAGGCTAACTCCATTATCAACCCGCTGACTGACTATGTGGATTCCATGACACAGAAGTTCATTTTGGGCACAGCGGATATCAACAAAGATTGGGACAGCTTCTTAAAGAGCTGCGAGCAGAAGGGCAGCCAGAAGCTGGTGGATATGATTAACAAGACTTACGACGAAACCAAGGATGTCCTGAACAAAGACTGAGGGCGGCTTTTCTCTGCTGTCGGTCTGTAAAGGCCTGAGAATGGGGGAGTACGGGCGCGTGTGCCGCACTCCCTTTTTTTGTCCGCAAAATGTGGCTGAATCCGTGAGAGTGCAGCATTTTCGCACAGGATGACAGAAAATTCTATTGAATTACCGGGAAAAGTGTATAGATTATTAGGTATACAGAAATTTGCGCCTGGTGTACAATGAAAAATGTCTTTTTTCAAAGGAAAAACCGCCGTGTAAAGACCCTGCACGCAGACGGCGGAATGCGGGGGTTCCGCACAGAAAAAGACGTCAGACGGACAGCTGGCGGCAGAACGCTGCCCCCGCGGACAAACGTACTTTCCGCCGCAGGCGGAAGGGCCTTTTTACAGGCTAACATTTCAGGAGGTAAAGCATGAACTATCAGGACAGACAGCAGGAGTTTGAAAAACAGGCACAGGCGCTTGTTTCAAAAATGACACTGGAAGAAGCCGCTTCTCAGATTTTTTTCGACTCCGCACCGATTGAGCGGCTGGACATTCCCGCTTACAACTGGTGGAACGAAGCACTGCATGGTGTTGCGCGCGCCGGCACGGCAACCATGTTTCCGCAGGCCATCGGTCTTGCAGCCATGTTTGACGAGGAAGAAATTGCAAACATGGCGGGCATCATCGCCGAGGAGGGACGCGCGAAGTACAACGAGCAGTCCAAGTCCGGCGACCGCGATATTTACAAGGGCCTGACATTCTGGGCGCCGAACATCAACATCTTCCGTGACCCACGCTGGGGCCGCGGCCAGGAAACTTACGGCGAAGACCCGTATCTGACCGCGCAGCTGGGCGCCGCATACGTCAAGGCGCTGCAGGGGGACGGCCCGTACATGAAGGCTGCCGCCTGCGCCAAGCATTTTGCGGTGCACAGCGGCCCGGAGGCTGTGCGGCATTCCTTTGACGCCAAAGTTTCCGAGCAGGATTTGTGGGACACCTATCTGCCGGCTTTTGAAAAGCTGGTGTGCGAAGCCGGTGTCGAGGCGGTCATGGGCGCTTACAATCGCACGAATGGCGAGCCTTGCTGTGCGCAGACCGAGCTGATGCAGGACACTCTGTACGGTAAGTGGCACTTTAAGGGTCATTTTGTTTCGGACGCGTGGGCGCTGCGTGACTTTTATAACGGCCACCAGGTGACAAAGGATGTTTGGGAAACCGCCGCGCTGGCGCTGCACAAGGGCTGCGACCTCAACTGCGGCGACACCTATCCGCACATCATGGAAGCGTATGAAAAAGGACTGGTTACGGAAGAGGAAATCCGCACCGCCGCCGTTCATGTGATGACCACGCGCTGCAAACTGGGTATGTTTGCAAAGGACTGCCCGTATGATGAGATTCCGTATGAAGTCAACGACAGCAAGGTGCACAACGAAGCGTCCCTGCGCATGAGCCGCAAGTCCGCAGTGCTGCTCAAAAATGACGGCGTTCTGCCACTTTCACTCGACACCGTGAAGACCGTCGGCGTAATCGGCCCGAACGCGGACAGCATTGAAGCTCTGCGCGGCAACTATTACGGGACGGCATCCTGCTTTGAAACCAACCTGCGCGGCATCCGTGACTTCGTCGGGGACAAAGCGCGCGTGCTGTATTCCGAGGGCTGCCACCTGTTTGAGGACCGCACCTCCAATTTGGCGCGGCAGGATGACCGCATGAGCGAAGCGCTGACCGTGGCACGTCACTCGGATGTTGTGGTGCTGTGCCTGGGGCTGGACGCTACCATTGAGGGCGAAGAGGGCGACACCGGCAATGCGTTTGCCTCCGGCGACAAAAAAACGCTGCAGCTGCCGGAATCCCAGGAAAAGCTGCTGCGCGCCGTCTGTGAAACCGGCACGCCGGTTGTACTGGTGCTGAACTGTGGCAGTGCGCTGGATCTGCGCTGGGCAGATAAACACTGCGCGGCGATTCTGCAGGTTTGGTACAGTGGTTCCCACGGCGGACAGGCTTTGGCGGAACTGCTCTTCGGCGCCAGCGTGCCGTGCGGCAAGCTGCCAGTCACTTTCTATGCCAGTGACGACCAGCTGCCTGCCTTTGAGGACTACTCCATGGAAAACCGCACATACCGATACTTCCACGGTACGCCGCTGTACCCGTTCGGCTACGGCCTTTCCTACACCACGTTCCGCTACAGCGACTTGCAGCTGTCTGCAGACCGCATCAAGCCTGGCGAGGGCGTGCAGGTGCAGGTTACGGTGACCAATGTCGGCAGCCGTGCCGCGGATGAAGTGACAGAACTTTATATCAAGGATCAGGAAGCCAGCGTGCGTGTGCCGAATTGCAGCCTCTGCGGATTTGTGCACACCCATCTGGAAGCAAGTGAAAGCCGGACACTGCACTTTGCGGTTTGTCCGGAAGCTTTCCGTCTGGTCAAGGAGGACGGCAGTAGAGTTTATGAGCCGGGTGCGTTTACTGTTTACGCAGGCGGCAGCCAGCCTGACCCGCGCAGCGAGGAACTGACCGGCACAGCGGTGCTTGCCGCACAAGTGCTGTTGGAGGGCTAAGCTCCTTCTTTCCGTTGTTTCAGCCGCCGCGCAGGCAAACGTGCTTGCCCGAAATGCTCTGTTCGGATGTACCCCTTGAATTTTCCGCGCGGGGGTTCCCGCGCAATCTTTCCTTTCAGGAGGTCACTAGAATATGGAAATGATGAAAGCCGCTGTTCTGACAAACATTGGAAAAATAGAATTGCAGCAGCGGGAAAGGCCCCAGCCCAAACCGGATGAGGTGCAGGTCAAAGTGGAATACGTGGGCATCTGCGGTTCCGACGTGCATTACTTTGAATTTGGGCGCGTGGGAAATTTTGTGGTGAAAAAACCAATCGTTCTGGGGCATGAATGCGGCGGTACGGTGACGGCTGTCGGTTCGGCAGTCAAAAAATGCAAAGTGGGCGACCGGGTTGCGCTGGAGCCGGGGGTTCCCTGCGGCAAGTGCGAATACTGCCTTTCGGGCAGGTATAATCTTTGCCCGGATGTCCGTTTTATGGCGACCCCGCCGTATGACGGGGCGTTTCAGGAGTATGTGGTGCATCCGGAGGCACTGACCTTTTTGCTGCCGGACGGCATGAGCACCATGGCGGGCGCGCTGATTGAGCCGCTGGCAGTCGGTTTCCACGCGGCAAAGCAGTCTGGCGCGTCTGTCGGGCAGAGTGCCGTTGTGCTGGGCGCGGGCTGCATTGGTCTGGTGACCATGATGGCGCTGCACAGCATGGGCGTCAAAAAGGTGATTGTGGCAGATCTTCTCCCCAAGCGTCTGGAAAAAGCCAAAGAGCTGGGTGCCTCCGCGGTTATTAACAGCGGGGAAACGGACGTGGAGCAGGCGGTTCTCTCGCTGACAGATGGCGCGGGCGCTGACCTGGTCTTTGAAACCGCCGGCAGTCCGGTTACGGCGATGATGACTTCCTTTCTGGTTCGGCGCGGCGGCACCATTACTTTGGTCGGCATGACGCCGAAGCCGGAGTTTTCTTATAATTTCGGCAATATTATGGACAAAGAGGCAACCATCAAAAGCGTGTTCCGCTACTGCAACCTGTATCCGACTGCCATCAGCGCGGTTGCGTGCGGCGACATTCCGATTGAGAAAATTGTTTCCGACACCTTCCCGTTTGACCATGCGCAGGAAGCCATGCAGTACAACATCGACCACAAAGCGGACGTCACAAAAATCGTTCTGGATTTCACCAAATAAATCCATCGGTTTGTCTGTGTGCGCTCCGGTACATCCAAACATACAAAAAGGCAGCACTCCGCAGAACAGGCGGCGCGTCTGCTTTTTTTGTATGTTTGGGCGGAAAAACGGAAATGCTGCTGTGGGGAAAAGCGCGCATAAGCCCGAAAATAATTTGCCAAAAGTGTGAAAAGGACTTGATTTTTTGCGGAAAGCGGGTACAATAATAATATACTAAATTAGTACATATTAAATTACTGATATATCGCAGTGAGGAGTGCAGGCATATGTCGAAAAATTTATTGGAAGTCAGCGGAGTACACGCAAGCGTGGAGGGAAAGGAAATCCTGAGTGGGCTGAATCTCACGGTGGCCCCCGGCGAAACCCACGTGATCATGGGGCCGAACGGCGCGGGAAAATCGACGCTCGGTAATGTGATTCTGGGCAATCCGGAGTATCAGGTGGACGCCGGTTCCATTACGTTTGACGGCGCAGACATCACCGCGGAAAAAACAGACGCGCGCGCGCGCCGCGGTATCTTCTATTCTTTCCAAAGTCCGGAAGAGGTGCCCGGTGTTACGCTGGAGGACTTCCTGCGCGTCAGCAAAACAGCCATTACCGGCAAACCGCTTAAAGTGTTTGCGTTTCAGAAGGAACTGAAGAAAACCATGGAAGCACTGCAGATGGACGAAGCCTACGCCCACCGCTACCTGAACGTCGGCTTTTCCGGCGGCGAAAAAAAGAAAGCGGAAATTCTGCAGATGCTGATTCTGCAGCCGAAGCTGGCAATTTTGGACGAAACCGACTCCGGCTTGGATGTGGACGCGGTGCGCGTTGTGTCCGAGGGCATCCGCCGCTACAAAAACAAAGAAAACGCTCTGCTGATTATTACGCACAATGCAAAGATTCTGGAGGGACTGCACGTGGATTACGTCCATGTGCTGGCAGACGGAAAAATCATTCATACCGGTGGGCCGGAACTCATTGAGGAGATTTCCCGCGAGGGCTTCCACCGTTTGGAAGAAGGTGCCGCGCAATGAGCAAACCGCTGAAAACACAGATTGCGGATGTGGACCGCAGCCTGTATGATTTTAAAGACGCGGTGCACCCCTCCTACGAAACCGACGCGGGTCTGACGCCGGAAATCGTGGAGCAGATCAGCCGCGAAAAGGGTGACCCGGACTGGATGCGTGACTTCCGGCTCAAGTCACTGGAAGCGTACAACCGACTTTCCGTGCCGGAGTGGGGGCCGCCCATTGACGACCTTAACATGAGAGATATTATCACCTATGTGCGCCCGGATACGCCGATGCGCGGCAAATGGAGCGAAGTGCCGGACGACATCAAAAACACGTTTGAGCGGCTGGGCATCCCGAAAGCGGAGCGCAAGTCGCTGGCAGGCGTGGGCGCGCAGTATGACTCCGAAGTTGTATACCATAACGTGCGCGCAGAAGTTGCCGCACAGGGTGTGGTTTACACCGACATGGAAAGCGCGCTCAAGGGCGAGTATGCCGACATGGTGCGCGAGCATTTTATGAAGCTGGTGCCCCCGTCAGACCACAAGTTTGCGGCGCTGCACGGTGCGGTTTGGTCTGGCGGTTCGTTTGTGTATGTGCCAAAAGGCGTTTCTGTGGAAATTCCGCTGCAGTCTTACTTTCGGCTGAACGCGCCGGGCGCGGGTCAGTTTGAGCACACGCTGATTATTGTGGACAAGGGCGCATACCTGCACTTCATCGAGGGCTGCTCCGCGCCGAAGTACAACGTTGCCAATCTGCACGCGGGCTGCGTGGAGCTGTTTGTGGAGGAGGGCGCGCGTCTGCGCTACTCTACCATTGAAAACTGGTCCAAAAATATGTATAACCTCAACACCAAGCGTGCGCTGGTGAAAAAGGGCGGCGCCATCGAGTGGGTGTCCGGCTCTTTTGGTTCCCATACGTCGTACCTGTACCCGATGAGTATTCTGCAGGGCGAGGGTGCGCGCATGGAGTATACCGGCATCACCTTTGCCGGCAAGGGACAGCAGCTGGACACCGGCGCCAAGGTGGTGCACGCCGCGCCGCACACCAGCTCGCACATTGTTACCAAGTCCATTTCCAAGGACGGCGGCGAGTGTACTTACCGCAGTGCTGTGACCATCGGAAAGGATGCGGTCGGCAGCAAATCTGCGGTTTCCTGCGACTCCCTGATGCTGGACAGCATTTCCCGTTCCGACACCATTCCGGCAATGGACATCCAAAACGATGAATCAGATGTGGGCCACGAGGCAAAAATCGGCCGCATCAGCGATGAAGCGGTATTTTACCTGATGAGCCGCGGTATCAGCGAAGAGGATGCGCGCGCGATGATTGTCAGCGGCTTTGCGGAGCCGATTGCCAAGGAGCTGCCGCTGGAGTATGCGGTGGAAATGAACAACCTGATTAAGCTGGAGATGGACGGAAATATTTGACGCAGGGTGCAGCGGCTCCAAACTGACAGGACTGCGTTTGTTGGAGGAGTAACATGGAACAGCAACTGAAAAATATCAATACGCTGCCCGCGCTGACGTGGAACCATCTGGGCGTAAACCGCTCGGTGTTTCTGGCACAGCGCCCGCAGGCGAAAACAGCCGCCCCGCAGATTTCTGCCGCCTTTCAGCAGGTGGAAACCGGCATGGGCAGGGAAGCGGAAGATTTCGCCGTGCAGAACTGCACGGTTTCTCATAGCATTGAAGCAGAAGAAAATACGGAATATACCGACACCACATCCATGCGGTATGCCTTGACCGGCGAAACGCCGGTAGTGGACGTCACACTGATTCACGCCCATGCGGGCAGCCGTGTAACGGTTCTGCAGTCCTACACTGCGGGGGATGACACCGCCTGCTTCCACGGCGGACTGACCAAAATTATTGCGGATGCGGGCGCCAAGGTTCGTCTGGTGCAGGTGCAGCTGCTCAACGGCGGCAGCCGTTCCTTTAACGATGTCGGCGTGCAGCTTGCGGAAAATGCGCAGGTAGAGGTGGTGCAGGCGGAGTTGGGCGCGGCGCGCGCGTTTGCCGGTTGTCTGGCACTGCTGGAGGGATACCGCAGCCGCTTTGACGCAGATACCATTTACTTTGGAGATGAGGCGCGCAAGCTGGACCTTAACTACGTTGCGCGCCACACCGGCAAAAAGACCGTCAGCGAAATGCACGCGGCGGGTGCGCTGCTGGGAAAAAGCGATAAGATTTACCGTGGCACCATCGACTTCATCCGCGGCGCGTCGCGCTCCGAGGGACACGAAGCGGAGGAAACCCTGCTGTTTAGCCCCCAGGCGCGCAACCGCACAGTGCCGCTGATCCTGTGCAGCGAGGAAGATGTGCAGGGACAGCACGCGGCTACCATCGGAAAAATCAATGCGCAGCGCCTGTTTTATCTGCAGTCACGCGGCCTGACGGAGCCGCAGGCAAAACAGCTGATGATTGAGGCACAGTTCGCACCGGTCATTGAGAAAGTGCCGGACGAAGCATTGCAGCAGGAAATGAAAGCGTATCTGGGGAGGAGGATGCAGCTTGACTGACGAAATTGTCAAACAGTTTCCGCTTCTGCAGCGGCAGCAGGACGGAAAACGCCTGGTGTATCTGGACAGCGCCGCAACCACA encodes:
- the sufB gene encoding Fe-S cluster assembly protein SufB; translated protein: MSKPLKTQIADVDRSLYDFKDAVHPSYETDAGLTPEIVEQISREKGDPDWMRDFRLKSLEAYNRLSVPEWGPPIDDLNMRDIITYVRPDTPMRGKWSEVPDDIKNTFERLGIPKAERKSLAGVGAQYDSEVVYHNVRAEVAAQGVVYTDMESALKGEYADMVREHFMKLVPPSDHKFAALHGAVWSGGSFVYVPKGVSVEIPLQSYFRLNAPGAGQFEHTLIIVDKGAYLHFIEGCSAPKYNVANLHAGCVELFVEEGARLRYSTIENWSKNMYNLNTKRALVKKGGAIEWVSGSFGSHTSYLYPMSILQGEGARMEYTGITFAGKGQQLDTGAKVVHAAPHTSSHIVTKSISKDGGECTYRSAVTIGKDAVGSKSAVSCDSLMLDSISRSDTIPAMDIQNDESDVGHEAKIGRISDEAVFYLMSRGISEEDARAMIVSGFAEPIAKELPLEYAVEMNNLIKLEMDGNI
- a CDS encoding ABC transporter substrate-binding protein; amino-acid sequence: MRKGTKQAVSLALAAVMTMGTLAGCGDSKTESSQSGGTAASTTSATTTRKAGDKFWVDEPLTVTMLYNDNPAYPLKNDWLLWNAIKKATNVTIKYQSVAMSDYDAKRSLLISSGDAPQIIPKTYPGSETQFIPSGTILPVSDYIDKMPNYKEKVEKWDMKDELKSIMQRDGKYYVLPGLHEKAKIDYSYLIRTDVLKELNLKVPTTYDEFYNVLKAIKAKYPNKYPFSDRFKGDSTLSLVADAFNVGAGWSKGNYCGYDWTTKKAVFNPATQNYKDFVTYMHKLVAEKLMDPESFSQTDDQATAKFTKGDSFVMNTNTQFTQQLTDTMNESLGKGKFSLEQIVPPTGEAGAEVSGSRLENGIMLNASIADDPRCDDILGFIDWLWYSDAGQTLTKWGVEGTTYTEKNNTKTLESGITFNGINPSGKKDLRKDYGFSGGVFSYGGSLDLENSLRNDQEKAYFTTNSEKLKLKKATPPVLFTDDEREQANSIINPLTDYVDSMTQKFILGTADINKDWDSFLKSCEQKGSQKLVDMINKTYDETKDVLNKD
- the sufC gene encoding Fe-S cluster assembly ATPase SufC, whose protein sequence is MSKNLLEVSGVHASVEGKEILSGLNLTVAPGETHVIMGPNGAGKSTLGNVILGNPEYQVDAGSITFDGADITAEKTDARARRGIFYSFQSPEEVPGVTLEDFLRVSKTAITGKPLKVFAFQKELKKTMEALQMDEAYAHRYLNVGFSGGEKKKAEILQMLILQPKLAILDETDSGLDVDAVRVVSEGIRRYKNKENALLIITHNAKILEGLHVDYVHVLADGKIIHTGGPELIEEISREGFHRLEEGAAQ
- a CDS encoding SufB/SufD family protein; translation: MEQQLKNINTLPALTWNHLGVNRSVFLAQRPQAKTAAPQISAAFQQVETGMGREAEDFAVQNCTVSHSIEAEENTEYTDTTSMRYALTGETPVVDVTLIHAHAGSRVTVLQSYTAGDDTACFHGGLTKIIADAGAKVRLVQVQLLNGGSRSFNDVGVQLAENAQVEVVQAELGAARAFAGCLALLEGYRSRFDADTIYFGDEARKLDLNYVARHTGKKTVSEMHAAGALLGKSDKIYRGTIDFIRGASRSEGHEAEETLLFSPQARNRTVPLILCSEEDVQGQHAATIGKINAQRLFYLQSRGLTEPQAKQLMIEAQFAPVIEKVPDEALQQEMKAYLGRRMQLD
- a CDS encoding NAD(P)-dependent alcohol dehydrogenase, giving the protein MEMMKAAVLTNIGKIELQQRERPQPKPDEVQVKVEYVGICGSDVHYFEFGRVGNFVVKKPIVLGHECGGTVTAVGSAVKKCKVGDRVALEPGVPCGKCEYCLSGRYNLCPDVRFMATPPYDGAFQEYVVHPEALTFLLPDGMSTMAGALIEPLAVGFHAAKQSGASVGQSAVVLGAGCIGLVTMMALHSMGVKKVIVADLLPKRLEKAKELGASAVINSGETDVEQAVLSLTDGAGADLVFETAGSPVTAMMTSFLVRRGGTITLVGMTPKPEFSYNFGNIMDKEATIKSVFRYCNLYPTAISAVACGDIPIEKIVSDTFPFDHAQEAMQYNIDHKADVTKIVLDFTK
- a CDS encoding glycoside hydrolase family 3 C-terminal domain-containing protein, with product MNYQDRQQEFEKQAQALVSKMTLEEAASQIFFDSAPIERLDIPAYNWWNEALHGVARAGTATMFPQAIGLAAMFDEEEIANMAGIIAEEGRAKYNEQSKSGDRDIYKGLTFWAPNINIFRDPRWGRGQETYGEDPYLTAQLGAAYVKALQGDGPYMKAAACAKHFAVHSGPEAVRHSFDAKVSEQDLWDTYLPAFEKLVCEAGVEAVMGAYNRTNGEPCCAQTELMQDTLYGKWHFKGHFVSDAWALRDFYNGHQVTKDVWETAALALHKGCDLNCGDTYPHIMEAYEKGLVTEEEIRTAAVHVMTTRCKLGMFAKDCPYDEIPYEVNDSKVHNEASLRMSRKSAVLLKNDGVLPLSLDTVKTVGVIGPNADSIEALRGNYYGTASCFETNLRGIRDFVGDKARVLYSEGCHLFEDRTSNLARQDDRMSEALTVARHSDVVVLCLGLDATIEGEEGDTGNAFASGDKKTLQLPESQEKLLRAVCETGTPVVLVLNCGSALDLRWADKHCAAILQVWYSGSHGGQALAELLFGASVPCGKLPVTFYASDDQLPAFEDYSMENRTYRYFHGTPLYPFGYGLSYTTFRYSDLQLSADRIKPGEGVQVQVTVTNVGSRAADEVTELYIKDQEASVRVPNCSLCGFVHTHLEASESRTLHFAVCPEAFRLVKEDGSRVYEPGAFTVYAGGSQPDPRSEELTGTAVLAAQVLLEG
- a CDS encoding carbohydrate ABC transporter permease produces the protein MPSISAVKTAKREKGYSGMKPTKGYRVFQVFNVILLLLVVMITLYPVLYLVAQSFSAQKYIYAGEVTLIPKGFNVDTYKIVMADQQFWIGYGNTVLYTVVGTAINLAMTMMFAYPLSKKNLIGNRFFTLFAVFTMYFGGGLIPNYLLVNSLHMKNTIWAIVIPGAISTFNLLIMKTSFEQLPKELEEAAAVDGLSTYGIFFRIVIPLSSAIIATMVLFYAVGNWNNWFGPMLYLDDKNLQPVTLYLRNLIAGASATSGGVQDDMEAQQIASNIKSTTMVLTVLPIVCIYPFLQKYFVSGVLLGAVKE
- a CDS encoding ABC transporter permease produces the protein MAQSVAAGRVQKPAGRARGSGPDRKQKWKRIRKDWQLYTFLVIPVVYFLIFKYLPMVGNVIAFRKYVPAKSIFGVKWVGLKYFNMFIQDPSFWHIFLNTITLSVETLIFTFPAPIILALLLNELRNLKFKSFVQTASYLPHFVSTVMLVGIIFEFTASSGPINSLVKAMGGSAVSFMQDPKYFHSVYIISRVWQSTGWGTIMYLAALTAVNPDLYEAARIDGANRWKQTLHVTLPGIRPTIVTLLVLSIGSIMGVSFEQIILMYNPSTYETADVISSYVYRIGLTQNSYSYAAAIGLFESIIGLILVSLANYLSRKLTDSSLW